Sequence from the Rhizobium etli 8C-3 genome:
CTGCCAGTGCGCTGCCGCATTACCCTGCCACCCAAAGACCGTCGCCCGGACAGCGAAGACCCGCTCGTCGCAGACAGTTGGAAGCGCGCTAGGGGCACTGAAGATTATGATCAGCTTGTCGCAGTATGGCGTGCACAGGATCCGAAGTGGGAGCCGCCAGAGTCGGACGAGGACGAGGGAGGCAATTGATGGAACGACAGCCCGTAACGTCAGGCAATTTGGCCGAGGTCGGATATGACCCCGAGCTGGAGACGCTCGAGGTCCAATTCAAGCACGGCGGCGTTTACCAATATTTCAACGTGCCTGCATTCATGCACGAGCGTTTCAT
This genomic interval carries:
- a CDS encoding KTSC domain-containing protein, which gives rise to MERQPVTSGNLAEVGYDPELETLEVQFKHGGVYQYFNVPAFMHERFMTADSQGRFFNAEIKGHYPEAKL